ATATAGGACTCGGTATGGTGATGCACTCCTGGTTCCGGGGTGAAAAATTCACGACTATAATGTTTGATAACGAAGCTTATGCCAACACCGGCGGGCAGGAAAGCGGCATGTCTCAGAAGGGAGCAGTTCTCAATATGGCGCCTACGGGAAAAAAGTACGCTAAACTTCCTATGCCGGAAATCGCCAGAGACGCGGGTTGTGTTTATTCGGCATCGGTAACTCCCGCCCGTCCGAAACGGCTTGAAAAAATGGTAAGGAGAGCGGTTATTCTCGCGAGAAAACTGGGGCCGACCTACATCCAGATATACTGTCCCTGTCCGACAAATTACAAATTCAAACCGTCGGAATCGTTGAAGAGAACGAGGGATATGGAAAAAAGCGGCGCTTATCAGATAAAAGAATATATAAGTCCCGCGGCGGAAGAGCTGATTAAAAAATTTGAGGAGGTAA
This genomic interval from Candidatus Omnitrophota bacterium contains the following:
- a CDS encoding ferredoxin oxidoreductase → MNNKIYEISPGFEEIMPKDYRDLVNDGPFGKKLGVKDLGTFKELLEEHPLCAGCGLALSKRLILASLPSPENTVIVGTTGCSSLSFAQVAIHNIHSIFGNQNAVATGLKRALEIRFPDKTKDVVAMGGDGAIGDIGLGMVMHSWFRGEKFTTIMFDNEAYANTGGQESGMSQKGAVLNMAPTGKKYAKLPMPEIARDAGCVYSASVTPARPKRLEKMVRRAVILARKLGPTYIQIYCPCPTNYKFKPSESLKRTRDMEKSGAYQIKEYISPAAEELIKKFEEVK